The genomic stretch GTAAGATTTTTCAGGAATCACTTCGTATTCTTCTCCATCCAGCCAGATAGTTCCGCTGTATTCTGTTTTGATTCCTTCCGCATGCCAAAACATTTCAAATGCGTTTAGTTTCCTGAAAAATGAGTTAGCACCATATCCCACATTAAAAGTGATTTTCTTGTCAATGTCCAAGTCCCACATCATGTCCCCTGCATCTGACATGTATTCAGGGTGGTTTTTGGCATCCTCTTCAGACACTCTTGAAAAACCGCTCATGTGTGTTTCTGTAAGGCTGCAGTCCCCGACTTGAATGTTGAGCTCGTCATCAGGGCAGTTGAAGTATTTCATTGAGTAAAAATTATGAATCTGTTTTGGGTTTTTACCCCATGTTCCTGCCTTGATCATACAGTATGATGGTTTTTTACCTGCTTTTTGGTTTTCAGGCAATTGTCCGAGTGTTGGTTCTTCTTCTGCTAAATCTGGGTTGCATACGAAGTATTCTATGAAGAATGGTTTCGGTTCTCCTGTCTTTTTATTATATGCTGTTAATGAATGCCACCACCAGTCATATCCCTTTTTGGCAAGTGGTCCCTTGAGCATGTAATAGTCTCTTTTCAAATCACTTTTATTCATATTATCCCTCCAAAGGTAAGATAATATGTAATATATTTAAAATGTATTAAATAATTTATTATTTAAATTAGAAAAAAAAGAAGAAAAATAGATGAATTTTACATTTTAGATTTCATTTCAGATATATCTTCACGATAATACCATGCGACTGTTAAAATTATTAACAAGATAATAAATGAAATACCAGTTACTTTAAAAAATTCATCTTCATCGATTAATATTTGTTTTACTACAGATTGTGAACTAGGACTTCCACTATCACCGGAACTTGGCTCGGATGCTCCAGCCTGAGAAACAGCATCAGGAACATCAGCGCTTTGTGAAACATCATTTACTGGATTGCTTGGGCTGTTTGAAGGGTCTGCCATTTGACTTTGAGTGGAGTTGCCGTCAGAACTACTATTCTGTGACAATTTTCCATTTCCACGATTGGCATCTCCTCCAGATCCATCACCAGAACCCTCTCCATTTCCATTTCCTCCGCCTGTTCCAATGTCTTCATATAATTGGTAATTAGGAATTGAAGGATAACTATAACTTGGTGTTTTTCCATTAACAGGTTTTGAAGAAGCCTTTGTATCTGAATCATAAGTATTATCCCTTCTGGAATTATCGACAGTTGCCTTGACAATGTCGCCGGTTTGTGCATCCACAGTGAATGTGCCTATTCCACCACTAATAGTTAATGTTATACTTTTTCCATTGTT from uncultured Methanobrevibacter sp. encodes the following:
- a CDS encoding tocopherol cyclase family protein, producing MNKSDLKRDYYMLKGPLAKKGYDWWWHSLTAYNKKTGEPKPFFIEYFVCNPDLAEEEPTLGQLPENQKAGKKPSYCMIKAGTWGKNPKQIHNFYSMKYFNCPDDELNIQVGDCSLTETHMSGFSRVSEEDAKNHPEYMSDAGDMMWDLDIDKKITFNVGYGANSFFRKLNAFEMFWHAEGIKTEYSGTIWLDGEEYEVIPEKSYGYADKNWGGDFTSPWLWISSCNITSLITGKKLNNSAFEAGGGRPKAFGIEIPRKLLIGFYYEGTMYEYNFARFWNLVKIDFDFEEGEDVNTWHINASNKNSKMELVLYCKRDEMMLFNYEAPNGTKRHNRLWNGGNGWGEIKLYKKDGTLIDHVKIENAGCEYGEYDD